CTGGTCAGCCATCGGACCGGAATGCCCCGGCACGACGCGCTCTGGTCTGTAGAGGACCGAGACGCGGAGGAGATCGTTCGGCGCTACGGAGTTGCCCCCCACTCCACCTCCTTCCGTTCCACCTACGAGTACGCAAACGTGCCGTTCTCGGCGGCGGGTCTCTGCGTCGGAAATGCGGCGGGCAGCACCTGGCAGGAGTTCGTCAGGAAACGGATCTTCAAACCGCTGGGCATGAAGGCCGTCACCAGGGTCAGCCAGACCGAAGCCGTGCCGGATCACTCACACGGGCACGTCCCGTACAAGGGGAAGGTCGTCATGGTGCCCGCGCCGACGCACGACAACTCGACCGCGGCCGGCGCGATCAACGCCTGCGCCGAGGACATGAGCAGGTGGATTCGCCTCCAACTGAATGACGGACGGTTCAACGGCAAGCAGATCGTCTCCAAGAAGAACCTCGATGAAACGAAGAAGCCGCACATGGTCGTTCCGGTCGAGAACCCCGACAAATACGGCATTGACCACGGCTCGAACCTGGCGGCCTACTGCCTGGGATGGAACAAGCTGGAGTACCGTGGCGAGATCATTGTGAGCCACGGCGGCTGGCTCAGGGGCTTCACGAGCAACACGACGCTGATCCCGAGGTTGAACATCGGTTTCACCGTGCTGACCAACATCGCGATGGACGGCCCGTCGGGATGCCTGGCGAACTCGCTCCGGGACATCCTGCTGGACCTGCCGAGGCGGAACTGGAACGCCGACATCAAGAAGGTGCACGCCGCGCAGAAGCGGGAGGCGAAGGAGAAAGAGTCCGTCGAGGTGCGCCACAAGGGGACCAGGCCTTCGCGCGAGCTGGCGGTGTACGTCGGCGATTACGAGGACGCCGCCTACGGGACGCTGGCCGTTTCCATGAGGTCCGGCGCTCTCTACGCGAGGTACGGAACGGAGTACAGGCTGAAGCACTACCACTTCGACACCTTTGTCGGAAAACACGAACACCCCGAGCAGCATGAGGACCTGAAGATGACCTTCGCACTCGGACCCGACGGCGAGCCGGCGGCGATAAAGACCTTCGGCGAGGGGTTTACGGTCGAGTTCAGGAAGGTGAAGCCGGAGGGGAAGAAGTAGGTATTGGTGCCGGGTGTTGGTGGTTGGGCGTCGGGGTTTCCTGACGCCGAACACCCGACACCGAATGAAAGGACACTATCATGAAGAAGATCAGAACCGCAGTTATCGGCCAGGGCAGAAGCGGCCACAACATCCACATCGCGGCCCTCAAGGAGATGCCCGACCGGTACGAGATCGCCGCCGTCGCCGATCCGCTCGAAGGGCGCTGCGACGACGCCGTCAACGCAACAGGGTGCGCGGCGTACACCGACTACAAGGAGATGCTCAGGCGCGACGACCTCGACCTCGTCGTCAACGCCACCATGAGTCCCGACCACGTGCCGGTGACGCTCGAGATCATGGACGCGGGGCACAATGTGCTGTGCGAGAAGCCGGTAGCCCGGTATGCCGCCGACGTGGACAAGCTGATCGCCAAGTCCGGAGAGACCGGCAAGCTCTTCGCGATCTTCCAGCAGTCACGGTTCGCGCCGTACTTCCAGCAGATCCTCAAGGTGCTCGATTCAGGCGTGCTGGGGCGCGTCGTGCAGATCAACATCGCGTTCAACGGCTTCGGCCGCCGATGGGACTGGCAGACGCTCCAGGAGATGAGCGCCGGCAGCCTGCTCAATACCGGCCCGCATCCGATGGACCAGGCGCTCCGCCTGTTCGGCTTCGACATAATGCCCGAGGTCAAGTGCGTCATGGATCGCGTGAACACTTTTGGGAACGCGGAGGACCACGTGAAGATCCTCCTCAGCGGCAAGGGCCGCCCCACGATTGACCTCGAGATCTCATCCTGCGCGCCCTACTCGACCTTCATGTACCAGATCTACGCGCAGTACGGCGGTCTGACCGGCACGGCCAACCACCTCGAGTGGAAGTGGTACAAGCCCGAGGAAGCCCCCGAGCAGCATCTGATCCGCGAGCCGCTCGAGGGCCGGAAGTACTGCGGCGAGGACCTCACCTGGCACACGGAGAGCTGGGACATCCCGGAAGAACAGAAGAACTGGTTCGGATACATGGCCAGGCAGTTCTACGGCAACCTGTACGATGCCCTTACCGAGGGAGCGCCGCTCGCGGTCCCTCCGGAACAGGTCCGCAGGCAGATCGAGGTCATCGAGGAATGCCACCGACAGAACCCGCTGCCGAAGTGACGGGAGGATTCGCATGATCGAGGATATCGTCAGAAAGAACCGGAGCTGCCGCCGATTCCATCAGGAGAGGCCGATTGACACGGCCGCGCTGAGGGGGTTGGTGAATCTCGGCAGGCTGTCCGCGTCGGCCGCGAACCTTCAGCCGCTGAAGTACGTCATCTGCAATACCCCCGAGGTGAACGACCGGGTGTTCCAGACGACGATGTGGGCGGGCTACCTCAAGGACTGGCCGGGTCCGGAGGAGGGCGAGCGGCCGTCGGCCTACATAGTCATCCTCGGCGATACGGAGATCAGCAAGGGATTCGGCTGCGACCACGGCATCGCGGCCCAGAGCATCACGCTCGGCGCCGCCGAGAAGGGCATCGGCGGATGCATGATAGGCTCGATTGACCGCGATAGACTGCGGGCGATCCTTGACATAGCTCCGAGATACGAGATTCTCCTGATAGTGGCGCTGGGTTACCCGAGGGAGACGGTCGTGCTGGAGGAGATCGGGACCGATGGCGACATCAGGTACTATCGGGACGCTGAGGGTGTCCACCATGTGCCTAAGCGCGCGCTGGACGACGTCATCCTGGGCGGATAGGAGGCCCCGGCATCACCTGATCCACTTCGCGTGGCCGTCCGCGTAGACGGCGTTGACGCCGCCGAAGTGCTCGCACCCGCGGGCAGGCTTTCCGGGCATCTTCTTTACGAACGCCATGTTCGCATCGCGGATGAGGACGTACTCGGCCGCGCCGACCTTAACCCTGCCGTTGACGACCAGGCCTTCCATCGTGACCGAGCCGCCCTTCTCTTCGGACCGGGTGGCGAAGTGGTAGCTGAAATGCAGGTGGTTCACGCCGTAACGATCTACGTCGCGCGCCGCCACCGGATCGTTCGGGCAATAGGCGACGCCGCTGTCGGAGATGCCCCGGCGGAGCGCCTGGTAGAGTTTCTCGGGGTCGTCCCACTTGCCGGTGTTCCCGAAGGCGTCCTTGCGGCGGTTCAGCCAGGGAGGAAACCTGCCGTCGTACGAATGGGAGTAGAGTTCCATCGCCATGCCCATCTGGCGCAGGTTAGACATGCACTGGGTCTTGCGGCCCTTGGCGCGGACGTTCACGACGGCCGGAAAGATCAGCATCAGCATTACGGTTAGAAATGCGACCAGTATCAGTATCTCGATGAACGTGAGACCGTGACGGTTCTTCACAGAGATTCCCTTCCGCTGAATGCAGCCGGGGGGCTTCACCCTCGGGAGTAAGACGTGACGGCCGGGCAGGAAGATACGCCCTGAGGGTGTTCCGCCGTTCAAGAATAGCAGATTTCGATGCGAGGAGCAAAATGACAAGCCGCGAGAGAGTTAGACGAGCGATACATTTCGACGGACCTGACCGAATCCCCCTGTTCCACGGAGTCCTTCCCGCCGCGATCATGGAGCACGGGCAGCCGCTGCTCGATCTCCTGAGCGAGTACCCGAGCGACTTCGGCCAGGCGTTCGGAATGCCAAAGATCGAGCACCTCCCCCTCGAGTATCGGTCTGGTACCAATACCGACGGCTGGGGAGTCACGTGGGAGAACGACCGTGACGGCATGCTCGGCATCCCGGTCGGGCACCCTCTCGCCGACTGGAGCGCGTTCGGCAGGTGGTCGCCGCCTCCGAACCCGGACGGCGAATGGCTGGCCGGCTTCCA
This is a stretch of genomic DNA from Armatimonadota bacterium. It encodes these proteins:
- a CDS encoding DUF1559 domain-containing protein — its product is MKNRHGLTFIEILILVAFLTVMLMLIFPAVVNVRAKGRKTQCMSNLRQMGMAMELYSHSYDGRFPPWLNRRKDAFGNTGKWDDPEKLYQALRRGISDSGVAYCPNDPVAARDVDRYGVNHLHFSYHFATRSEEKGGSVTMEGLVVNGRVKVGAAEYVLIRDANMAFVKKMPGKPARGCEHFGGVNAVYADGHAKWIR
- a CDS encoding nitroreductase family protein; translated protein: MIEDIVRKNRSCRRFHQERPIDTAALRGLVNLGRLSASAANLQPLKYVICNTPEVNDRVFQTTMWAGYLKDWPGPEEGERPSAYIVILGDTEISKGFGCDHGIAAQSITLGAAEKGIGGCMIGSIDRDRLRAILDIAPRYEILLIVALGYPRETVVLEEIGTDGDIRYYRDAEGVHHVPKRALDDVILGG
- a CDS encoding serine hydrolase, translated to MSIRKSSIDRAVRAAMRAWKIPGVAVAVVQGDEVYLQGCGVKEIGTDDPITPNTLFAIASMTKAFTTCAMAILVDEGRMSWDDHPRKHLPYFKLSDAHADALVTMRDLVSHRTGMPRHDALWSVEDRDAEEIVRRYGVAPHSTSFRSTYEYANVPFSAAGLCVGNAAGSTWQEFVRKRIFKPLGMKAVTRVSQTEAVPDHSHGHVPYKGKVVMVPAPTHDNSTAAGAINACAEDMSRWIRLQLNDGRFNGKQIVSKKNLDETKKPHMVVPVENPDKYGIDHGSNLAAYCLGWNKLEYRGEIIVSHGGWLRGFTSNTTLIPRLNIGFTVLTNIAMDGPSGCLANSLRDILLDLPRRNWNADIKKVHAAQKREAKEKESVEVRHKGTRPSRELAVYVGDYEDAAYGTLAVSMRSGALYARYGTEYRLKHYHFDTFVGKHEHPEQHEDLKMTFALGPDGEPAAIKTFGEGFTVEFRKVKPEGKK
- a CDS encoding Gfo/Idh/MocA family oxidoreductase gives rise to the protein MKKIRTAVIGQGRSGHNIHIAALKEMPDRYEIAAVADPLEGRCDDAVNATGCAAYTDYKEMLRRDDLDLVVNATMSPDHVPVTLEIMDAGHNVLCEKPVARYAADVDKLIAKSGETGKLFAIFQQSRFAPYFQQILKVLDSGVLGRVVQINIAFNGFGRRWDWQTLQEMSAGSLLNTGPHPMDQALRLFGFDIMPEVKCVMDRVNTFGNAEDHVKILLSGKGRPTIDLEISSCAPYSTFMYQIYAQYGGLTGTANHLEWKWYKPEEAPEQHLIREPLEGRKYCGEDLTWHTESWDIPEEQKNWFGYMARQFYGNLYDALTEGAPLAVPPEQVRRQIEVIEECHRQNPLPK